In Labilibaculum sp. DW002, one DNA window encodes the following:
- a CDS encoding fumarate hydratase, whose amino-acid sequence MSDFNYQKPFPITKDTTQYRLLTKDFVSTIEVDGRKILKVDPKGLEMLSKQAFADVSFYLRPAHLEKLRTILQDPEASDNDRFVAHTMLLNQVVSAEGELPTCQDTGTAIVVGKKGEDVYTGADDAKHLSQGVYDTYQERNLRYSQVVPFSMFEEKNTGNNLPAQIDIYANQGNAYEFLFLTKGGGSGNKTFLYQQTKALLNEENLTKFITEKIKDLGTSACPPYHLALVIGGTSAEANLATVKKASTGYFDHLPNEGNEGGQAFRDLEWEKRVVDICRNSEIGAQFGGKYFVHDVKVIRLPRHAASCPVGLGVSCSADRNIKAKINEDGIFLEELEKEPFKYLPKEAPHLKDAVEIDLDQPMEDIRKELSKYPIKTRLSLNGTLIVARDIAHAQIKQMLDEGKEMPEYFKNHPVYYAGPAKTPKGMPSGSFGPTTAGRMDSYVDVFQKVGGSMVMVAKGNRSKAVTDACHANGGFYLGSIGGPAAVLAKNSIKSIEVIDFPELGMEAVRKIRVENFPAFIIVDDKGNDFFADM is encoded by the coding sequence ATGTCTGATTTTAACTACCAAAAACCATTTCCTATAACAAAGGATACGACCCAATATCGTCTATTGACTAAAGACTTTGTATCGACTATCGAAGTAGATGGAAGAAAAATTCTTAAAGTGGATCCTAAGGGACTAGAGATGCTATCTAAGCAAGCTTTTGCCGATGTTTCTTTTTATTTACGTCCTGCACACCTGGAGAAATTAAGAACGATACTTCAAGATCCTGAGGCTTCAGATAATGATAGATTTGTGGCTCATACTATGTTACTGAATCAGGTTGTCTCTGCTGAAGGAGAATTACCTACATGTCAGGATACAGGGACAGCTATTGTTGTTGGAAAAAAAGGAGAAGACGTTTATACAGGTGCTGATGATGCTAAGCATTTATCACAAGGTGTTTACGATACTTATCAAGAGCGTAATCTGCGTTATTCTCAGGTGGTTCCTTTTAGCATGTTCGAAGAAAAGAATACAGGCAATAACCTCCCTGCTCAAATCGATATTTATGCAAATCAAGGTAATGCATATGAATTTCTTTTCCTTACCAAAGGTGGAGGTTCAGGTAATAAGACATTCTTGTATCAGCAAACAAAAGCTTTGTTGAATGAAGAGAACTTAACTAAGTTTATTACTGAGAAAATTAAAGATCTTGGTACTTCGGCTTGTCCTCCTTATCACTTAGCACTTGTAATAGGTGGAACATCAGCTGAAGCTAATTTGGCTACAGTTAAAAAAGCATCAACAGGTTATTTCGATCATTTGCCTAATGAAGGTAACGAAGGTGGTCAGGCTTTTCGCGACTTAGAGTGGGAGAAACGTGTTGTTGATATTTGTCGTAACAGTGAAATTGGAGCTCAGTTTGGAGGTAAGTATTTCGTACACGATGTTAAGGTGATTCGTTTGCCACGTCACGCGGCTTCTTGTCCTGTTGGATTAGGGGTGAGCTGTTCAGCAGATAGAAATATTAAAGCGAAGATTAACGAAGATGGTATTTTCTTAGAAGAATTAGAGAAGGAACCATTTAAATATCTGCCAAAGGAGGCACCACACTTGAAGGATGCTGTTGAGATTGATTTGGATCAACCAATGGAAGATATTCGTAAGGAGTTGTCTAAGTATCCAATTAAAACGCGTTTAAGCCTGAACGGAACTTTGATTGTAGCACGTGATATTGCACATGCACAGATTAAGCAAATGTTGGATGAGGGTAAGGAAATGCCTGAATATTTCAAGAATCATCCTGTTTATTATGCCGGACCAGCTAAAACACCTAAAGGAATGCCTTCAGGAAGTTTTGGACCAACTACAGCAGGCCGTATGGATTCATATGTTGATGTATTCCAAAAAGTAGGAGGCTCTATGGTTATGGTGGCTAAAGGAAACCGTTCTAAGGCGGTTACTGATGCTTGTCATGCAAATGGAGGTTTCTACTTGGGATCGATTGGTGGACCAGCTGCAGTTTTAGCAAAAAACAGTATTAAGTCTATCGAAGTAATTGATTTTCCTGAATTAGGAATGGAAGCAGTTCGTAAGATTCGCGTTGAGAATTTCCCTGCTTTTATTATTGTTGATGATAAAGGAAATGACTTCTTTGCAGATATGTAA
- the gshAB gene encoding bifunctional glutamate--cysteine ligase GshA/glutathione synthetase GshB, which yields MDHLINNITESLKNEGIQNSLINGQFGIEKENVRVDYKGGMARTPHPGILGDKFHHPFITTDFSESQVEMITPPLQSVAEVHGFLETLQDVISENLVDELLWPQSAPPLLPQEEEIPIAKFGEKGIHKEKYREELAHKYGKERQMLSGIHFNFSLTSRLERKLKKAIKWNGDLEKFRETIYLKMVRNFMRHRWMLIWLFGESPVSDPSLKMKSLKTGEKTSMGCSNAISIRNSSVGYRNKEEYFVDFNSLDRYFSSLSKLIESGDILSGDELYLPIRLKFNEDSKQISHLEVRILDLDPFEKSGVSKNRLYFTHLFLLYSLFKEEKDAYQDKDQKIAAKNQDLVSCSGMNPDLLLMSTDGNSTGCDQMLNDLFADIKKFMADCKLNENEEYSSALSEVKGLIDNPNERSSFKVKEKVLEEGFINFHLNKAKQHKEESEMSGFRFHGFEDLELSSQLLMKAALRRGVEFNILDRSENFISLTQGDKMEYVMQATRTSLDNYSSVLMMENKLVTKKILEASSVRVPCGLDYQNAKQARSDFDLFEGKPIVVKPKSTNFGLGITILKENNNQEVYKRAVDIAFEHDGSILIEEFISGREFRFFVINDQVTGILHRVPANVKGDGEKSIRELVEIKNLDPLRGRGYRTPLEKIRLEEAEEMFLKEQGFNFESVLKKDQIVYLRENSNISTGGDSIDYTDDIHQSYKDIAIQSSKALDVKITGLDMMIEDVTVPATKDNYAIIEMNFNPAIHIHCYPYIGKNRQLNEKILDSLGF from the coding sequence ATGGATCATTTGATTAATAATATAACTGAATCATTAAAGAACGAGGGAATTCAGAATAGCCTAATTAATGGGCAATTTGGGATTGAAAAGGAAAATGTAAGAGTCGATTACAAGGGAGGAATGGCTCGAACACCTCACCCGGGAATTTTAGGAGATAAGTTTCATCATCCTTTTATTACCACGGATTTTTCTGAAAGTCAGGTAGAAATGATAACACCTCCATTGCAAAGTGTTGCAGAGGTACATGGTTTTTTGGAAACCTTACAAGATGTTATTTCAGAGAATTTGGTAGATGAATTACTTTGGCCACAAAGTGCACCGCCATTGCTGCCGCAGGAGGAGGAAATTCCAATTGCAAAGTTTGGCGAAAAGGGAATTCATAAAGAAAAATACAGAGAAGAATTAGCTCATAAGTATGGTAAGGAAAGGCAAATGCTTTCTGGCATCCATTTTAATTTTTCACTTACTTCTAGATTAGAGCGCAAATTAAAAAAGGCTATCAAATGGAATGGTGATCTAGAAAAATTTAGAGAAACGATTTACCTTAAGATGGTTAGGAATTTCATGCGTCACCGCTGGATGTTGATTTGGTTATTTGGAGAAAGTCCGGTTTCAGATCCTTCCTTAAAGATGAAATCTTTGAAAACGGGAGAAAAAACTTCAATGGGCTGTAGCAATGCTATTTCAATAAGAAACAGTTCTGTAGGTTATCGAAATAAAGAAGAATACTTCGTTGATTTTAATAGCTTAGATCGATATTTTTCATCACTTTCTAAATTGATCGAATCTGGAGATATTTTATCGGGAGATGAATTGTATTTGCCAATTCGCCTAAAATTTAATGAGGATAGTAAACAAATTTCACATTTAGAGGTTCGAATTCTCGATTTAGATCCATTTGAAAAATCAGGAGTTTCTAAAAACAGATTGTACTTTACTCATTTGTTTTTACTGTATTCTTTGTTCAAAGAGGAAAAGGATGCTTATCAAGATAAGGATCAAAAAATAGCAGCTAAGAATCAAGATTTAGTTTCTTGTTCGGGTATGAATCCAGATTTATTATTGATGAGTACTGATGGAAATTCTACAGGATGTGATCAGATGTTAAACGATTTATTCGCTGACATCAAAAAATTTATGGCTGATTGTAAATTGAATGAAAATGAGGAGTATTCATCCGCATTATCCGAAGTGAAAGGATTGATTGACAATCCAAATGAAAGGTCGTCTTTCAAGGTTAAGGAAAAGGTTTTGGAGGAAGGGTTTATCAATTTTCATTTAAATAAAGCCAAACAACACAAAGAAGAAAGCGAAATGAGTGGTTTCCGTTTCCACGGATTTGAAGACCTTGAATTGTCATCACAATTACTTATGAAAGCAGCTTTAAGAAGAGGAGTTGAATTCAATATTTTGGATAGAAGTGAAAATTTTATCAGCCTAACTCAAGGTGATAAAATGGAATATGTAATGCAAGCAACTCGTACATCATTGGACAATTATTCGAGTGTATTAATGATGGAAAATAAGCTGGTTACAAAGAAAATATTAGAAGCAAGTTCGGTTCGTGTTCCTTGTGGACTCGATTATCAAAATGCCAAACAAGCTCGTTCTGATTTTGATTTGTTTGAAGGCAAACCAATAGTTGTAAAACCAAAATCAACCAATTTTGGTTTGGGAATTACAATTTTAAAAGAAAATAATAACCAAGAAGTATACAAAAGAGCGGTTGATATTGCTTTTGAACATGATGGAAGCATCTTAATTGAAGAATTTATATCGGGAAGAGAATTTAGATTTTTTGTGATTAACGATCAGGTTACAGGGATCTTACATCGTGTGCCTGCCAATGTGAAAGGAGATGGCGAAAAGTCGATTCGCGAATTGGTCGAAATTAAAAATCTGGATCCCTTGCGCGGAAGAGGATATCGAACTCCTCTTGAAAAAATTAGATTGGAAGAAGCTGAAGAAATGTTTTTGAAGGAGCAAGGCTTCAATTTTGAAAGTGTTTTAAAGAAGGATCAAATTGTTTATTTACGTGAAAATTCGAATATAAGTACCGGTGGCGATAGTATCGATTATACAGATGATATTCATCAGTCGTATAAGGATATAGCCATTCAGTCATCGAAGGCCCTAGACGTTAAGATAACAGGATTAGACATGATGATAGAAGATGTTACTGTTCCTGCTACGAAAGATAATTATGCAATTATTGAGATGAATTTTAATCCTGCAATTCACATTCATTGTTATCCATATATTGGTAAAAATCGTCAGTTGAATGAGAAAATATTAGATTCTTTGGGATTTTGA
- a CDS encoding MATE family efflux transporter, with protein MLKYITNFLKKEQTYSAVGRKLLKLAFPIIGSYLLHMTYNLTDMIWVGYLGSGAVAAVGSAGFFLHLGWAMASIVTVGANVKIAHSVGAENMDDAGRYSTSGLWGIGSIAILFTSVFLAIPEQFIGFFQMKDAAVNEMATSYLVISAFGIIISFVNLLFISIFNAHGKTKISFKASVIGTLINIVLDPLLIIVFEFGVEGAAVASIVGRTFSLLFFLSTMKKFENIRFNGLFPKSSKLKTLFAVGMPAAVQRISFSVIYIFLARIIADWGPNAIAVQKIGVQIESITFMIVGGLMQAVTIMVGHSYGAKNLTEVPNIYRAGWRIAFVVAMVTTAIFLLLPQTLFSIFVPEAESILMGKDYLMILAASQLFMCLEMISAGVFNGLGKTKIPAAVSVIFTSLRLPGAYFLGFYTFLSLNGVWWSITGSSILKGIVLYFLLRAYFKNNTFGKF; from the coding sequence GGGTTGGTTATTTAGGTAGTGGTGCTGTTGCCGCAGTAGGTTCTGCAGGATTCTTTTTACATCTGGGTTGGGCAATGGCCTCCATTGTAACTGTTGGCGCCAATGTGAAAATTGCTCATTCGGTTGGTGCCGAAAATATGGATGATGCAGGTCGATATTCAACTTCAGGTTTGTGGGGGATTGGTAGCATTGCCATTCTTTTTACTTCTGTATTTTTAGCAATACCAGAACAGTTTATTGGCTTTTTTCAAATGAAGGATGCTGCTGTTAATGAGATGGCTACTTCGTACTTGGTAATCAGTGCTTTTGGTATAATTATTAGCTTTGTTAACCTTCTTTTTATTAGCATTTTTAATGCGCATGGTAAAACCAAAATATCTTTTAAGGCTAGTGTTATCGGGACATTAATAAATATTGTACTCGATCCACTATTAATTATTGTTTTTGAGTTTGGTGTAGAAGGAGCCGCAGTTGCTTCTATTGTAGGAAGAACTTTTAGTTTGCTGTTTTTCTTATCTACCATGAAGAAGTTTGAGAACATTCGATTTAATGGATTGTTTCCAAAATCGAGTAAATTAAAAACACTATTTGCGGTTGGTATGCCAGCTGCTGTGCAACGAATTTCCTTTTCTGTTATCTATATTTTTCTTGCAAGGATTATTGCTGATTGGGGACCAAATGCGATTGCCGTGCAAAAAATTGGTGTGCAAATTGAATCTATTACTTTTATGATTGTAGGAGGTTTAATGCAAGCTGTAACCATTATGGTTGGTCATAGTTATGGTGCAAAAAACTTAACCGAAGTACCAAATATTTATCGCGCTGGTTGGCGAATAGCTTTTGTAGTTGCAATGGTTACAACCGCAATCTTTTTACTATTACCTCAAACCTTATTTTCCATATTCGTTCCAGAGGCGGAGAGTATACTAATGGGAAAAGATTATTTGATGATTTTGGCAGCTTCGCAATTATTTATGTGTTTAGAGATGATATCTGCAGGGGTATTTAATGGATTAGGAAAAACAAAAATACCAGCTGCCGTGAGTGTTATTTTTACATCCCTTCGCTTGCCTGGAGCTTATTTTTTAGGTTTTTATACCTTCTTAAGTTTGAATGGGGTTTGGTGGAGTATTACAGGGAGTAGTATATTAAAAGGAATCGTCCTTTACTTTTTATTAAGAGCTTATTTTAAGAACAATACATTTGGTAAATTCTAA